The following are encoded in a window of Candidatus Moraniibacteriota bacterium genomic DNA:
- the aspS gene encoding aspartate--tRNA ligase translates to MRTHTCGELRANDVGKEVTLTGWVHRRRDHGGVIFVDLRDRYGLTQIKFDPEIHEVSWKNAEHIRSEWVLKVTGSILSRPQDMINPKIDTGSIEIGVKELEILNESKVLPFEIDEEKAEESNENIRLQYRFLDLRRPALQKLLKLKDHYIRHMREYFHTRGFIEVQTPILANSSPEGARDFLIPSRLHPGKFYALPQAPQQFKQLLMVGGVDRYFQIAPCFRDEDPRMDRHYGEFYQLDMEMSFVTQDDIFQIMEPLMIELTENFSNKKVTRLNPDGRFIKLAWKEAMTRYGIDKPDLRFDLEIFPITEMVSGCGFSVFSQAIENGGVVHAMKVDEGSKLSRKDIDELTEIAKTKGAKGLAYIIVRDGGELQSPIVKFLGNELAKEIVQKVKAKTGDIIFFSADSWKTVCSALGAVRNECAQRLGLKDNTKAVWCWIVDFPMYSHSEIEPGRLDFEHNPFSMPQGGMKTLEEKDPLDILAYQYDLVLNGFEASSGAIRNHDPKIMYKAFEIAGYTKEEVDKRFGALIRAFQYGAPPHGGNAPGIDRILMVLHDLDSIRDIYAFPKDGRGRDLMMNSPSEIDSKQLRETNIRLAR, encoded by the coding sequence ATGAGAACACATACGTGCGGAGAATTACGTGCAAACGATGTAGGGAAAGAAGTAACTTTAACTGGTTGGGTACATAGAAGACGAGACCATGGAGGAGTTATTTTTGTAGATCTTCGAGATAGATACGGACTTACTCAAATAAAATTTGATCCAGAAATACATGAAGTATCATGGAAGAACGCAGAACATATTCGAAGTGAATGGGTTCTAAAAGTAACTGGAAGTATTTTGAGTCGACCTCAGGATATGATTAATCCCAAAATTGATACGGGCTCTATTGAAATTGGTGTAAAAGAATTAGAAATTCTCAATGAATCAAAAGTTCTACCATTTGAAATTGATGAAGAAAAGGCTGAAGAATCAAATGAAAATATACGTTTACAGTATCGTTTTTTGGATCTTCGTCGTCCAGCATTGCAAAAATTATTGAAACTCAAAGATCATTATATTCGACATATGCGTGAATATTTTCACACACGTGGTTTTATCGAGGTGCAAACGCCAATTTTGGCGAATTCTTCTCCGGAGGGAGCTCGAGATTTTCTCATTCCTTCTCGGCTTCATCCAGGAAAGTTTTATGCACTTCCGCAAGCACCTCAGCAATTTAAGCAACTTCTTATGGTAGGAGGTGTGGATCGATATTTTCAAATAGCACCCTGTTTTCGAGATGAAGATCCTCGTATGGACAGGCACTATGGAGAATTTTATCAATTGGATATGGAGATGAGTTTTGTAACTCAGGATGATATTTTTCAAATCATGGAACCATTGATGATAGAATTAACAGAAAATTTTTCAAATAAAAAGGTTACACGCCTTAATCCAGATGGACGCTTCATCAAACTTGCATGGAAAGAAGCTATGACTCGTTATGGTATCGACAAGCCAGACCTTCGTTTTGATTTGGAAATTTTTCCAATAACAGAAATGGTTTCCGGTTGTGGTTTCTCGGTTTTTTCTCAGGCTATTGAAAATGGCGGTGTTGTTCATGCTATGAAAGTGGATGAAGGTTCAAAATTGAGCAGGAAAGATATTGATGAGCTCACGGAAATTGCTAAAACAAAAGGCGCTAAGGGCTTGGCCTATATTATTGTAAGAGATGGCGGAGAACTTCAGTCGCCCATTGTAAAGTTTTTAGGAAACGAATTAGCCAAAGAGATTGTTCAAAAAGTTAAAGCTAAAACGGGGGATATTATCTTTTTTAGTGCGGATTCTTGGAAAACAGTCTGTTCAGCTTTGGGTGCTGTGCGAAATGAGTGTGCTCAGCGTTTAGGTCTTAAAGATAATACAAAAGCTGTGTGGTGCTGGATAGTGGACTTCCCTATGTATTCTCATTCAGAAATTGAGCCGGGAAGACTTGATTTTGAACACAATCCTTTTTCTATGCCTCAAGGTGGAATGAAAACTCTGGAAGAAAAAGATCCATTGGATATTTTGGCATATCAATATGATTTGGTTCTTAATGGATTTGAAGCTTCTAGTGGTGCTATTCGAAATCATGATCCAAAAATTATGTATAAGGCTTTCGAAATAGCTGGATATACTAAGGAAGAAGTTGATAAAAGGTTCGGAGCACTTATTCGAGCATTTCAGTACGGAGCACCTCCTCATGGAGGAAATGCTCCTGGAATTGATCGAATCCTTATGGTCCTTCATGA